The proteins below come from a single Bombus pyrosoma isolate SC7728 linkage group LG10, ASM1482585v1, whole genome shotgun sequence genomic window:
- the LOC122571305 gene encoding uncharacterized protein LOC122571305 isoform X2: MKFLIIVTSFLIVNTLTYSLLGNASGTILVYKKCIRSAQQIATTQARITCLGFESRVFREDGSVKVASGLSRSRNAEKSALYSEPVEQFGHPRGRRCLWEKTPKTPVTKNSISVTIKIHPQDKLVFS, translated from the exons ATGAAATTTCTGATTATAGTGACCTCGTTTTTAATAGTAAACACTCTGACGTATAGCCTTCTCGGAAATGCATCTGGAACAATTTTGGTGTATAAAAAGTGCATTCGGAGCGCTCAACAAATAGCTACTACACAGGCGCGTATAACCTGTTTAGG GTTCGAATCGCGTGTTTTCAGAGAAGACGGATCGGTCAAAGTGGCGTCTGGTCTCTCAAGGTCTAGAAACGCTGAAAAATCCGCTCTTTATTCGGAGCCGGTCGAACAA TTTGGACATCCAAGAGGCAGGAGATGCCTATGGGAAAAGACGCCAAAGACACCAGTCACCAAAAATTCTATCTCGGTGACGATCAAAATTCATCCACAGGATAAACTTGTTTTCTCATAA
- the LOC122571305 gene encoding uncharacterized protein LOC122571305 isoform X1, with protein MKFLIIVTSFLIVNTLTYSLLGNASGTILVYKKCIRSAQQIATTQARITCLGFESRVFREDGSVKVASGLSRSRNAEKSALYSEPVEQVRGDFGHPRGRRCLWEKTPKTPVTKNSISVTIKIHPQDKLVFS; from the exons ATGAAATTTCTGATTATAGTGACCTCGTTTTTAATAGTAAACACTCTGACGTATAGCCTTCTCGGAAATGCATCTGGAACAATTTTGGTGTATAAAAAGTGCATTCGGAGCGCTCAACAAATAGCTACTACACAGGCGCGTATAACCTGTTTAGG GTTCGAATCGCGTGTTTTCAGAGAAGACGGATCGGTCAAAGTGGCGTCTGGTCTCTCAAGGTCTAGAAACGCTGAAAAATCCGCTCTTTATTCGGAGCCGGTCGAACAAGTACGTGGAGAT TTTGGACATCCAAGAGGCAGGAGATGCCTATGGGAAAAGACGCCAAAGACACCAGTCACCAAAAATTCTATCTCGGTGACGATCAAAATTCATCCACAGGATAAACTTGTTTTCTCATAA